Genomic DNA from Scylla paramamosain isolate STU-SP2022 chromosome 25, ASM3559412v1, whole genome shotgun sequence:
ctagctaaaacagcttctatgaagttaggtgttctgagacgtctccgccagtttttctcacctccccagctgctaactctgtacaagggccttatccgtccatgtatggagtatgcttcacacgtctggggaggttccactcatactgctcttctaggcagggtggaatcaaaaacttttcgtctcatcaactcctctcctctaactgactgtcttcagcctctctcttaccgccgcaatgttgcatatctagctgtcttttaccgctattttcatgctaactgctcttctgatcttgctaactgcatacctcccctccttccgcggcctcgttgcacaagactttcttctttctctcacccctattctgtccacctctctaacgcaagagttaaccaatattctcaatcattcatccccttctctggtaaactctggaactccctgtctgcttctgtatttccaccgtcctatgacttgaattccttcaagagggaggtttcaagaaacttattcatcaatttttgaccactgctttgaccctttcatgggactgccatttcagtgggcatttttttattagatttttgttgcccttggccagtgtccttcctacataaaaaaaataaataaaataaaaacactcactcattcaccgttcctccctccccattcacaGAGTCCCCCTAAGTATGACTTCAGCTGGAACGTCAAGGACGACTATTCCAGCAACGACTACGGCCACCAGGAGACCCGCGACGGCTACAACACCCAGGGATCCTACTACGTGCAGCTGCCCGACGGCCGCCTTCAGGAGGTCACCTACACTGTCAACGGCGACTCAGGCTTCGTGGCCCAGGTCAACTACCAGGGAGAGGCACAGTACCCAACACAGCAGGGCTACGGCTCCGCACCTTCCTACCAGGCCCCCGCCCCGTCCTACCGGCAGCCCCGCCCGTCCTACGCGTAATGCTCCACCCTCGTGACGGCCaagtctttctgtctttgtaaATACTCCATTATACCAGTACGTACAAAGCAATAAACGAATGCGATAaaacactctccttccttcaccctacaCTTCGAATTCCCTACCAAACTCTCCATACATTCCCTTCCCAGCTCCCCACCAACCCTCCACCTCGCATCCTGCCAAAAGCCTCGCCACGTTCCGCCCAATCGCACCAACCTGTGCCGTCCCATCGGGTCGTCACATGTTTCCTGAAATGCATGACAACAGATACCAGGAGCGAGACGATCTAGAACGAGGATTTGTGTGTTTAGCTGTTTGTTCCTCGTAATGAACTATGagtggaagaacagaaaaagaacagaaaagggcttCATTCAGTCCGACCTCTTGTTTGTAAACATGACACTATAAACAGAAAACACCATCAAGTATCTTGAAGGAAATGTGTATATTGAAATTTTCAAGCCGAAAATTAAAGTAGGGATTAAACTACACTATACCAACGTTAGTGCCTCGACCAGCATTGTATTAAACAAAATTATGTTTTCATaaggagaataaatgaaagacgagaagaattatgccaaaataacaatgaagaggACCATATGAAAAACACCAAGAAACAGTGGCAGCAAGTCTGGAACCTGCAATGACAAGCCGTCTAGGTCCATTGTCGAAGACAGTgtgaggtaagggagaggcACTGGTAGAGGCACTGCAAGGTAGGAGAGAAGGGCTGGCAGGGGCACTGCAGGAATGGGGCGACGGGCTTGGAGAGTCAGTGAGGGATACAGGCATGGGACTGCAAGGGGCACTGCGAGGTAAGGGCGAGGTGTTGGAAAGGGCACTGCAAAGTAGGGACGAAGGGCTGGGAGGGCACAGCGAGGTGGCAAAGGCTGGACCAATCGTGTAGATtcgtatttcattcattcattcaaaacaCCACGAGAGCGAGTCAGATAATATAACTGAAGGAATGGGATGACAGGGGAAGTGAGTTACAGTtacacacaggaagggaaaaaagttgtCTGGAACCGCACAACAGCGCAGCGTTGTTGGGCAGTGTGAAGCAGGGCAAAGGAAACACGAGGAGCCTATGGGCGAGGCTGTTTGGACATAGAGAtcggaagaaatataaataagtgaataactgCTGGCCGAAGTGACAAAATCTCCCACTGTTAATAGTGTTGTCAAAATATCACCATcagtacagagaaagacagatattCAGTTTTAACATTTGAGTCAGAAACCAAGAGTCACATGAGTCTTCGCGTAATGAAACTTCCAGCTTCCCtcaaagaatacaaaagaaaaaaataaacaatgcctatcacaaaaataaaagatgaaaagagaacatCATCAGTATTAGAGCAGACCAAAATTGAAGACATTAACTGTACAAGTCAAAGAGAAGAGTGGACAAGGGCAGGACACATGACGCGCCAGACAGATAACAGATGGACGGTTGGAGTAAGGGACTGACAACCTGGAGACGGTAAAAGCAGAAAGGGGAGACGGGGAGCTGATAAAGAGATGAGTTTTGATAGGGTGGCGTGGAACAGATGGAGACCAGAGAGATAACCAGGTAAGTTTGAAGGAAGCCTTTGTTAAGCCAGGTAGTGTTAGAAGATAATGgtcatggtgatgatgatgatgatgatgatgatgatgatgatgatgatgatgatgataatgatgatgatgatgacgatgaagatgataatgatgatgatgatgatgatgatgataatgatgatgatgcgacAGAAAACTTCAAGTGCCCGAAGAAAATGCATTCAATTTCTCACAAAAGTCGTGTCACTTTCTAAAAACAAAAGTGGAACATTCTGGCCTCGACACGACCTCTCAACACCACGCCACGTGGATTTATTCCTggtcctttctctccctccaagtTCATCCTATTTATCCCACCTCCTTCCTTACATTCCTCGTGACTTCCCTTCACATCTTCATCTCCTAACCTCATTCTCGGCCTCTAAAATCAGTGcccattccttccattccattccgCCACTATATACGAGTAAGCGGGCCGAGAGGTAGAGAAGCCACCACTCCTCAACGCACCTCAGCCCCCCGACATGGCCCTCAAGGTACACCCTCCCTCCTGGCGTGCTCCCACTGCACCTCGTGTACCCAATACTCCACACGTGGCGCACCCAACTCTCCACAATACAAGCTGCCTTCCACACCCATAAATgcaccccaccacacaccaccgtcATACCAGGTCCCAGTCCCTTCCAATCAGGGCCCCTCTCCGTCCTATCAGCAGCCCCGCCCGTCCTACGCGTAATgcgtaggagaaggaggaggaggaggaagaggaggaagaaaataaagacgacgacgatgaggacGACAGCGACGACAAGCACAAGGACAGCACCGAAAATGACGAGGATAAGAACCAGAAGACGAGAATCTACAACAGCGAAACAGAAACTATGAACAAGAGGCTGAGGtgacacacacagaagaaagcTGCAGGGAAGGGTCGAGTGTTGGGAAGAAAGACTGCAAAGTGGCGAAGGATGGCCGAATTATCGGCTGGTAGAAAATCACCTTTAAGGATGTTACTGGACACAGGAAAAGTGGAGTGGCCGAATGACTGATTATCTAATTCATTCAAGGCAACCCACCAACAGGATCACGCGGCTCAAGGGACTGACTGAcatgagtgagtgtgttggtACAGTACAAACGTGGCTGCAGGAGACTGGCGGGATGGTGTAGCGAAGGCAACCAGGGTTAGGGCAGGTCGGTgttgaggaacaaaaaaaagagtcgGGAGATCACTTATTTGAAAGACTGAATTTCCACAACGACAATGacaacgagaaagaaaacagcgaACACGACGACAACGATGACGGCGACAACAATAACGGTAATGACAACatcgatgacaacaacaatgaccacCACAATGATGACAACCACAACGAAAACGACGATGAAACCGATCAcgacaatgaaaaaaacaacaactacaaatacAATGAAAACGATGACGACGACATCAACATTAACGACGAacacgacaacaataacaacgaccaATATATAAAGATGACGACAACGACAAATCACAACGTcgaagaaggaatacaaggaggagaaggaataggagtgcCGCGCCGTTCTCTCTCCAAATTTGCTCAAGTGCGGAGGAAGGAGAACTTGCTGTCCTTGTCTCATGGCCGCACTCATGCCTGCGTCTCTTCTTCAGTCATGCTGTGAGGACACCTTTCCTCCATGACCATTTATAGACCTTGCCTCTCCActaaggtgaaagaggaggaggaagaggaggaggaggaatacaaaggaatacaaagaaaagccaaacaccaacagaccttttggtcctttcaaggctgtttggtaactatttctaactagctacagggaagagagacaggacaacatagcagaaggctcctccccacccaccactccctccagcttgcgctgccATGGAAATAATtgggaaaaagtaccatgcagtatggaaaaactgacatggaattttcataggaaaggttgaaggGAAGTTTTACTATTCACGCtatggtgaactctatacgcctatctgaaagttaatacaatttataataaaactggtgCTGCAAaataattattcggacaagaagagagcttgttaggaatttgcttttaaatatttgtctattttatttttttttaatgattcaacaGAATTGCTCTTtacgatttctgcaggaagattatttcatatatttactgtacgattaaagaaaaaatgtttggcctcgtgggatttaaaacgtttgggtacaatctttaatccattatttcttgttaggtgagaatgatcaatggtataatatttatgtgcatcaatgttactatatcctttataaattttgaacacttcaattaggtctcgtcttatcctgcgctttgttaaactaaataggattagttcttccagtcgttcctcatacggcttattaagCAATcctggaatcatctttgtgactctgcgctgtatcttttctagtttttcagtgtcttttttgtagtatggtgaccagaactgtacacagtattctagatgaggacGCATCAGTGAGTTGTACGagtataaggcaagtataatcttttctgatttaaattcaagggttcttccaatgaatcctactaatttatttgccgtctttactgtttctgtgaagTGTTGATTCGGCTTTAGGTcttttgacacaacgacaccaagatttttttctttatcagtgcttgacagtggcatgttattcattacatatctcgcctgaacattgttgcttccaatatgtagaattttacacttttctatattacatctcatctgccatttttctgcccagcttgttagttaattgaggtcacactgcagttcctgccattgtgacactgacGTTACTCTAcgtgttattttggtgtcgtctgcaaatttatctattttgcaatttatctcttcatcagtatcattaatgtatattataaaaagtactggtcctaatacagagccttgaggaacgccgctatttaccttatgccaatctgactcttttccatttatcacaacacagTTTTCTGTCaaagagccagtctctcagccatttcagggtgtttctgACAATACCGtaagcttttactttactgatgagtctcttatggagaacagtgtcgaaagctttctggaaatcgaggtagataatatcaacagcttttgtctcgtcatacgagttaaatacttcataaaagaagtctagtaagttcgtAAAGCAGGAAcgtttggttctgaaaccgtgttgcgagtcccttatgattttattttcttctaaatatctaacaattttatctatgattattgtttccataaGCTTGGAAACTACTAAAGTTAGACTGATCTGTCTGTAATTGGCtgagagagatttatttccttttttaatgattggcgtgacatttccTAGTTTCTATTCGTGGGggactttacccgctagtaaagttttattcaataaaatcgtaatcggtttcacgagctcattacttccttctttaAAAAGCCTGGATGATATCTTGATAtcttgagaaggaaaaggagtagtagtagtagtagtagtagtagtagtagtaatagtagtagtagtagtagtagtagtagtagtagtagtagtagtagtagtagtagtagtagtagtagcagcagtagtactggaagtagcagtagtagtagtagtagtagtagtagtagtagtagtagtagtagtagtagttgttgttgttgttgttgttgttgttgttgttgttgttgttgttgttgttcttgttgttcttgttgttgttgttgttgtagtagtagtagtagtagtagtagtagtagtagtagtagtagtagtagtagtagtagtagtagtagtagtagtagtagtagtagtagtaggaggaggaggaggaggaggaggaggaggaggaggaggaggaggaggaatgtgaaagCAGCGCTGCAAGCTGTCCAAATTTTAATTAAGTACAGGCAGGATCACTTCCTGCATCTGtctctgttccttttttcctcctatctcaCCCTGACACTGTTACCTCCTCTGTGCTTTCTTCTCTGCCTCAAAAATAAGTCCTCTCCTACCAACGTTCTCCTCTGTCCTCGTGACGTCAACGCCACGCCCCCGCAGCCGCCTCTATATAAGCGGGCCGAAAGGCAAAGCAGCCACCAGTCTCCGACGCACCTCATTCACCGATATGGCCCTCAaggtatttcctccttcctggcgTGCACACACAGCACCTAATGCACCCAACACTCCACACGTCCCACACCCAATACTCCAGAACAAAAGCTGCCTCTAACACTCAAACATGCACTCCACAACATCCCAACACACCTCCCTCAATACCAAGCCCCAGCggcccaacaccaccacaacaaacttCCTCACAGCCACTCCCACGACCACGCCACAacgcaccaacaacaccacaacaaacgTCCccatgcctcacacacacactgcccccaACGCCCCACACACACTGCCCCCAACGGCCAATACAACACATAGCAATACTGCCACACACGCCAACAACGCCTCCCAACTCATCCTCCCAACCACAGtgagtcctcttcctccaccagctcGTCCTCCTGCCCGCCCTCGTGGCAGTCGCCCTCGCCGACACGACTTCCTATAGGccgcttcctccctctcctgcccccATCTACAGCGCCCGCACCCCATCCTATAACGCCCCCGCGCCATCCTACAATGCACCCGAGCCAGTGGTGAGTCTCTTATACGCATGCACTgaaatcagacacacacacacacacacacacacacacacacacacacacacacacacacacacacacacacacacacacacacacacacacacacacacacacacacacacacacacacacacacacacacacacacacacacacaaacttggtatcgttcaatgcctcataaactcaattcctccatctatcaactcgacacaaccttccagacaactatcccctcttcttcaatgacattcaactgtctccctcttctacactgaacttcctcggtctgtcctttacttataatctgaactggaaacttcacatctcatctctagctaaaacagcttctatgaagttaggtgttctgagacgtctccgccagtttttctcacctccccagctgctaactctgtacaagggccttatccgtccatgtatggagtatgcttcacacgtctggggaggttccactcatactgctcttctagacagggtggaatcaaaaacttttcgtctcatcaactcctctcctctaactgactgtcttcagcctctctcttaccgccgcaatgttgcatatctagctgtcttttaccgctattttcatgctaactgctcttctgatcttgctaactgcatacctcccctcctttcgcggcctcgttgcacaagactttcttctttctctcacccctattctgcccacctctctaatgcaagagttaaccaatattctcaatcattcatccccttctctggtaaactctggaactccctgtctgcttctgtatttccaccgtcctatgacttgaattccttcaagagggaggtttcaagaaacttattcatcaatttttgaccactgctttgaccctttcatgggactgccatttcagtgggcatttttttattagatttttgttgcccttggccagtgtccttcctacataaaaaaaataaataaaataaaaacactcactcattcaccgttcctccctccccattcacaGAGTCCCCCTAAGTATGACTTCAGCTGGAACGTCAAGGACGACTATTCCAGCAACGACTACGGCCACCAGGAGACCCGCGACGGCTACAACACCCAGGGATCCTACTACGTGCAGCTGCCCGACGGCCGCCTTCAGGAGGTCACCTACACTGTCAACGGCGACTCAGGCTTCGTGGCCCAGGTCAACTACCAGGGAGAGGCACAGTACCCAACACAGCAGGGCTACGGCTCCGCACCTTCCTACCAGGCCCCCGCCCCGTCCTACCGGCAGCCCCGCCCGTCCTACGCGTAATGCTCCACCCTCGTGACGGCCaagtctttctgtctttgtaaATACTCCATTATACCAGTACGTACAAAGCAATAAACGAATGCGATAaaacactctccttccttcaccctacaCTTCGAATTCCCTACCAAACTCTCCATACATTCCCTTCCCAGCTCCCCACCAACCCTCCACCTCGCATCCTGCCAAAAGCCTCGCCACGTTCCGCCCAATCGCACCAACCTGTGCCGTCCCATCGGGTCGTCACATGTTTCCTGAAATGCATGACAACAGATACCAGGAGCGAGACGATCTAGAACGAGGATTTGTGTGTTTAGCTGTTTGTTCCTCGTAATGAACTATGagtggaagaacagaaaaagaacagaaaagggcttCATTCAGTCCGACCTCTTGTTTGTAAACATGACACTATAAACAGAAAACACCATCAAGTATCTTGAAGGAAATGTGTATATTGAAATTTTCAAGCCGAAAATTAAAGTAGGGATTAAACTACACTATACCAACGTTAGTGCCTCGACCAGCATTGTATTAAACAAAATTATGTTTTCATaaggagaataaatgaaagacgagaagaattatgccaaaataacaatgaagaggACCATATGAAAAACACCAAGAAACAGTGGCAGCAAGTCTGGAACCTGCAATGACAAGCCGTCTAGGTCCATTGTCGAAGACAGTgtgaggtaagggagaggcACTGGTAGAGGCACTGCGAGGTAGGAGAGAAGGGCTGGCAGGGGCACTGCAGGAATGGGGCGACGGGCTTGGAGAGTCAGTGAGGGATACAGGCATGGGACTGCAAGGGGCACTGCGAGGTAAGGGCGAGGTGTTGGAAAGGGCACTGCAAAGTAGGGACGAAGGGCTGGGAGGGCACAGCGAGGTGGCAAAGGCTGGACCAATCGTGTAGATtcgtatttcattcattcattcaaaacaCCACGAGAGCGAGTCAGATAATATAACTGAAGGAATGGGATGACAGGGGAAGTGAGTTACAGTtacacacaggaagggaaaaaagttgtCTGGAACCGCACAACAGCGCAGCGTTGTTGGGCAGTGTGAAGCAGGGCAAAGGAAACACGAGGAGCCTATGGGCGAGGCTGTTTGGACATAGAGAtcggaagaaatataaataagtgaataactgCTGGCCGAAGTGACAAAATCTCCCACTGTTAATAGTGTTGTCAAAATATCACCATcagtacagagaaagacagatattCAGTTTTAACATTTGAGTCAGAAACCAAGAGTCACATGAGTCTTCGCGTAATGAAACTTCCAGCTTCCCtcaaagaatacaaaagaaaaaaataaacaatgcctatcacaaaaataaaagatgaaaagagaacatCATCAGTATGAGAGCAGACCAAAATTGAAGACATTAACTGTACAAGTCAAAGAGAAGAGTGGACAAGGGCAGGACACATGACGCGCCAGACAGATAACAGATGGACGGTTGGAGTAAGGGACTGACAACCTGGAGACGGTAAAAGCAGAAAGGGGAGACGGGGAGCTGATAAAGAGATGAGTTTTGATAGGGTGGCGTGGAACAGATGGAGACCAGAGAGATAACCAGGTAAGTTTGAAGGAAGCCTTTGTTAAGCCAGGTAGTGTTAGAAGATAATGgtcatggtgatgatgatgatgatgatgatgatgatgatgatgatgatgatgatgataatgatgatgatgatgacgatgaagatgataatgatgatgatgatgatgatgatgataatgatgatgatgcgacAGAAAACTTCAAGTGCCCGAAGAAAATGCATTCAATTTCTCACAAAAGTCGTGTCACTTTCTAAAACCAAAAGTGGAACATTCTGGCCTCGACACGACCTCTCAACACCACGCCACGTGGATTTATTCCTggtcctttctctccctccaagtTCATCCTATTTATCCCACCTCCTTCCTTACATTCCTCGTGACTTCCCTTCACATCTTCATCTCTTAACCTCATTCTCGGCCTCTAAAATCAGTGcccattccttccattccattccgCCACTATATAAGCGGGCCGAGAGGTAGAGAAGCCACCACTCCTCAACGCACCTCAGCCCCCCGACATGGCCCTCAAGGTACACCCTCCCTCCTGGCGTGCACCCACTGCACCTCGTGTACCCAATACTCCACACGTGGCGCAACCAACTCTCCACAATACAAGCTGCCTTCCACACCCATAAATgcaccccaccacacaccaccgtcATACCAGGTCCCAGTCCCTTCCAATCAGGGCCCCTCTCCGTCCTATCAGCAGCCCCGCCCGTCCTACGCGTAATgcgtaggagaaggaggaggaggaggaagaggaggaagaaaataaagacgacgacgatgaggacGACAGCGACAAGCACAAGGACAGCACCGAAAATGACGAGGATAAGAACCAGAAGACGAGAATCTACAACAGCGAAACAGAAACTATGAACAAGAGGCTGAGGtgacacacacagaagagagcTGCAGAAAAGGGTCGAGTGTTGGGAAGAAAGACTGCAAAGTGGCGAAGGATGGCCGAATTATCGGCTGGTAGAAAATCACCTTTAAGGATGTTACTGGACACAGGAAAAGTGGAGTGGCCGAATGACTGATTATCTAATTCATTCAAGGCAACCCACCAACAGGATCACGCGGCTCAAGGGACTGACTGAcatgagtgagtgtgttggtACAGTACAAACGTGGCTGCAGGAGACTGGCGGGATGGTGTAGCGAAGGCAACCAGGGTTAGGGCAGGTCGGTgttgaggaacaaaaaaaagagtcgGGAGATCACTTATTTGAAAGACTGAATTTCCACAACGACAATGacaacgagaaagaaaacagcgaACACGACGACAACGATGACGGCGACAACAATAACGGTAATGACAACatcgatgacaacaacaatgaccacCACAATGATGACAACCACAACGAAAACGACGATGAAACCGATCAcgacaatgaaaaaaacaacaactacaaatacAATGAAAACGATGACGACGACATCAACATTAACGACGAacacgacaacaataacaacgaccaATATATAAAGATGACGACAACGACAAATCACAACGTcgaagaaggaatacaaggaggagaaggaataggagtgcCGCGCCGTTCTCTCTCCAAATTTGCTCAAGTGCGGAGGAAGGAGAACTTGCTGTCCTTGTCTCATGGCCGCACTCATGCCTGCGTCTCTTCTTCAGTCATGCTGTGAGGACACC
This window encodes:
- the LOC135113315 gene encoding cuticle protein 8-like produces the protein MALKLVLLPALVAVALADTTSYRPLPPSPAPIYSARTPSYNAPAPSYNKPEPVSPPKYDFSWNVKDDYSSNDYGHQETRDGYNTQGSYYVQLPDGRLQEVTYTVNGDSGFVAQVNYQGEAQYPTQQGYGSAPSYQAPAPSYRQPRPSYA
- the LOC135113316 gene encoding cuticle protein 8-like, with protein sequence MALKLVLLPALVAVALADTTSYRPLPPSPAPIYSARTPSYNAPAPSYNAPEPVSPPKYDFSWNVKDDYSSNDYGHQETRDGYNTQGSYYVQLPDGRLQEVTYTVNGDSGFVAQVNYQGEAQYPTQQGYGSAPSYQAPAPSYRQPRPSYA